In Porphyromonas cangingivalis, a genomic segment contains:
- a CDS encoding transglutaminase domain-containing protein: MRKSKWLMLLVGALLLNACQSAPSVVEKEGGDVEETLLFPKPDNSVELKGSPAERVLALLSSQTFKEVLPLGETQITQEQLEEIKAFTDALVKEHGAKTQKEKHQVLFKWIGRHVKYGHVYDPKIPDYNSAYTTFKYKNAICQGYSNLLKVFCHTQGISAPVVNGLARFNTLGNPFGHAWNYVLLDGRWYVSDATNKIFYEADDKGRFNFLLPERLDFNLWEDDSMVYAYEKREITVLRVKAPSSGNKLVVPYSVGGFQISNFNPESLPKTVQEVYLGSNIKYIGTEDSRRLIDSGGEISKISVDPTNPHLEEYKGTIYPKGQGATDVPILIPARLKHIQLKPLKVVGKNVINAHQGVEVLTFAEGTEVIEDYAVEACPQLVTVHLPKSVKSVSPQAFYNCNPALKVVRP; this comes from the coding sequence ATGAGAAAGTCAAAATGGTTGATGCTCCTTGTCGGAGCTTTGTTATTGAATGCTTGTCAGTCTGCTCCCTCGGTTGTGGAGAAGGAGGGGGGAGATGTTGAGGAGACTTTGCTTTTCCCCAAGCCTGATAATTCTGTCGAACTCAAAGGGTCTCCTGCCGAACGTGTACTGGCTCTCCTCAGTAGTCAGACTTTTAAAGAAGTCTTACCTCTTGGAGAGACGCAGATCACTCAAGAGCAGTTGGAGGAGATAAAGGCTTTCACCGATGCTCTTGTAAAAGAACATGGGGCGAAGACCCAAAAGGAAAAGCATCAAGTCCTCTTCAAATGGATCGGCCGGCATGTTAAGTATGGACATGTGTATGATCCTAAGATACCGGACTATAACAGTGCTTACACTACCTTCAAGTACAAAAACGCAATCTGTCAAGGGTACTCGAACCTTCTGAAGGTATTCTGTCACACTCAGGGTATCTCGGCACCTGTTGTGAATGGGTTGGCGAGGTTCAACACCCTTGGTAACCCCTTTGGGCATGCATGGAACTATGTCCTCCTCGATGGTCGATGGTATGTCTCGGATGCGACCAACAAAATCTTTTATGAAGCTGACGACAAGGGACGATTCAACTTCCTCTTGCCTGAGCGTCTTGACTTCAACCTTTGGGAGGATGACTCCATGGTCTATGCGTATGAAAAAAGGGAGATCACCGTCCTTCGTGTCAAAGCACCTTCGTCCGGAAATAAACTTGTCGTGCCTTACAGTGTCGGAGGGTTTCAAATATCAAACTTCAACCCCGAAAGTCTCCCTAAGACCGTACAGGAGGTTTATCTCGGCAGCAATATCAAGTATATCGGCACAGAAGACAGTAGAAGACTGATCGATTCGGGAGGTGAGATAAGTAAGATTTCTGTCGATCCGACCAATCCTCACCTCGAAGAATACAAGGGGACGATATACCCTAAAGGTCAAGGAGCGACCGATGTCCCCATCCTGATACCTGCACGACTCAAGCATATTCAACTAAAGCCACTCAAGGTCGTGGGCAAGAATGTTATCAACGCTCATCAAGGAGTGGAGGTGCTGACATTTGCCGAGGGGACAGAGGTCATCGAAGACTATGCTGTCGAGGCTTGTCCTCAGCTTGTTACGGTACACCTCCCAAAGTCTGTGAAGAGTGTATCGCCTCAAGCCTTCTACAACTGTAATCCTGCTCTCAAGGTGGTGAGACCGTAA
- the nagB gene encoding glucosamine-6-phosphate deaminase, with the protein MRVIIKSNKDEVGVWAGDYVARKINESNPTADKPFVLGLPTGSSPLGMYARLIELHKAGKVSFRHVITFNMDEYIGIPRDHEQSYHTFMWTNFFNHIDIPAENVNILDGNAADMEAECLRYEEKIKALGGIELFVGGIGPDGHIAFNEPGSSLASRTRVKTLTTDTIIANSRFFDNDTSKVPTTAVTVGVGTILDAREVMILVNGHNKALALKQGIEGSVNQMWTITALQLHPKGIIVCDEDSTVELKVGTYRYFKDIERANN; encoded by the coding sequence GTGAGAGTAATCATTAAATCAAACAAAGATGAAGTAGGGGTGTGGGCAGGTGACTATGTGGCTCGTAAGATCAACGAGAGCAATCCTACGGCCGACAAGCCATTTGTCCTTGGGCTACCTACGGGATCGTCCCCATTGGGGATGTATGCTCGTCTCATCGAACTCCATAAGGCAGGCAAGGTGTCGTTTCGCCATGTCATCACCTTCAATATGGATGAGTATATAGGTATTCCTCGTGACCACGAACAGAGTTATCACACCTTCATGTGGACGAACTTCTTCAATCACATAGACATCCCTGCTGAGAATGTCAACATCCTTGATGGCAACGCAGCCGACATGGAGGCAGAGTGTCTGAGATATGAGGAGAAGATCAAAGCTCTGGGTGGTATCGAGCTCTTCGTGGGTGGCATAGGCCCTGACGGACACATCGCGTTCAACGAACCGGGATCGTCCCTCGCCAGCCGTACTAGAGTGAAGACTCTTACGACAGACACAATCATTGCCAACTCAAGATTCTTCGACAACGACACATCAAAAGTACCTACCACAGCAGTCACTGTCGGCGTCGGTACGATCTTGGATGCTCGTGAGGTGATGATCTTGGTAAATGGGCACAACAAGGCACTTGCCTTGAAGCAAGGGATCGAAGGTAGCGTCAATCAGATGTGGACCATCACGGCACTTCAACTTCACCCTAAAGGTATCATCGTCTGCGATGAGGACTCTACAGTAGAGCTCAAAGTGGGCACTTATCGTTACTTCAAGGACATCGAAAGAGCCAATAACTGA
- a CDS encoding FprA family A-type flavoprotein, which yields MNFLPKVNDSTYYLGVNDRTKELFEGLWPIPNGVAYNSYLIKDEKNVLLDTVDICYSERFLQRLESALEGAPLHYLIVNHMEPDHSGSIALLRTKYPDVQIVGNKKTLDMVMGYFGINTNCLEVEDGGELNIGSRTLKFVFAPMVHWPEVMFTYDPKEKTLFSADAFGSFGTVDGGIFDDQVCREKYLQEVYRYYSNIVGKYGTFTQKALAKASGIEIDTICSTHGPVWRTHKAEIISLYDRLSRYEGEEGVVVAYGSMYGHTEEVAEVIGRSLAAHGISKVVLHNVSKSHASYIIADVFRYRGLIIGSPTYNNELYPEIDSLLTKLQGRLIPNRLYSCFGGYTWNGAAVKKLIPFGETMKWECVGNPVEIKMSMNGDQEAAAWELGRVMAERLIAERK from the coding sequence ATGAACTTCCTACCCAAAGTCAACGACTCGACCTATTATCTCGGAGTCAATGATCGTACCAAAGAACTTTTCGAAGGTCTTTGGCCTATACCCAACGGTGTGGCTTATAACTCGTACCTCATCAAGGATGAGAAAAACGTACTCCTTGATACGGTAGATATCTGTTACTCCGAACGCTTCCTCCAACGCTTGGAGTCGGCTCTCGAAGGTGCGCCCCTGCATTACCTTATCGTAAACCACATGGAGCCTGACCATTCGGGATCGATCGCCTTGCTTCGCACTAAGTATCCTGATGTGCAGATCGTGGGTAACAAGAAGACCCTCGACATGGTCATGGGATATTTCGGCATCAACACCAACTGCCTTGAGGTCGAAGACGGAGGTGAGCTGAACATAGGAAGCCGCACGTTGAAGTTCGTCTTCGCACCTATGGTACACTGGCCAGAGGTGATGTTTACTTACGATCCCAAGGAAAAGACTCTTTTCTCTGCAGATGCTTTCGGTTCGTTCGGTACCGTCGATGGCGGTATCTTCGACGATCAAGTCTGTCGTGAGAAGTATCTCCAAGAGGTATATCGCTACTACTCCAACATCGTGGGTAAGTATGGGACATTCACACAAAAGGCTCTTGCAAAGGCTTCGGGCATAGAGATAGACACGATCTGTTCGACCCACGGTCCGGTGTGGCGCACACACAAGGCAGAGATCATCTCTCTATACGACAGGTTGAGCCGTTACGAAGGAGAGGAAGGTGTCGTAGTGGCTTACGGCTCGATGTACGGTCACACGGAAGAGGTGGCAGAGGTCATCGGACGTTCGCTCGCTGCGCATGGCATCTCGAAGGTAGTCCTTCACAACGTATCGAAGTCTCATGCTTCGTACATCATCGCGGACGTGTTCCGTTACAGAGGACTCATCATCGGTTCGCCTACATACAATAATGAGCTTTACCCTGAGATCGACAGCTTGTTGACCAAGCTCCAAGGTCGCTTGATCCCCAACCGCCTCTACTCTTGCTTCGGTGGCTACACTTGGAATGGTGCAGCTGTGAAGAAGCTCATCCCATTCGGCGAAACCATGAAGTGGGAGTGTGTCGGCAATCCTGTGGAGATCAAAATGTCCATGAACGGTGACCAAGAAGCCGCTGCATGGGAACTTGGTCGTGTGATGGCTGAACGTCTCATCGCCGAACGAAAGTAA
- the lgt gene encoding prolipoprotein diacylglyceryl transferase, protein MMNVVTWTVDPIIAEIMGVRIGWYSIFFAVGLIVIGYWLITKMWQHEQLPEKWLASLFYSVVIGTVVGARLGHCLFYDPGYYLANPLEIFKTWNGGLASHGGTIGVILGLWWYSRKVSHKSILWAFDRVAVPTGIVATMIRLGNLMNHEIYGHVTDVPWAFRFITNIPAWQHGAEPIFSDPSHPTQLYEALCYLITFLLCMWLYWVKGAQKREGFIFGVFMVCVFGSRFFIEFLKNNQSAFEADMTLNMGQLLSIPFVIVGVASIVYSTRKTQSTK, encoded by the coding sequence ATGATGAATGTCGTAACATGGACCGTTGATCCTATCATTGCCGAGATAATGGGTGTCCGTATAGGCTGGTACAGCATCTTCTTTGCTGTGGGGCTTATCGTCATCGGATATTGGCTGATCACCAAGATGTGGCAGCATGAGCAGTTGCCCGAAAAGTGGCTGGCTTCGCTCTTCTACTCCGTCGTGATCGGGACTGTCGTGGGAGCACGCTTGGGACATTGTCTCTTCTATGACCCCGGGTACTACCTCGCTAATCCGCTTGAGATATTCAAGACTTGGAACGGAGGCCTTGCCAGTCACGGTGGCACGATAGGGGTGATCCTCGGTCTGTGGTGGTACTCACGCAAGGTGAGCCACAAGAGCATCCTTTGGGCGTTTGACCGTGTGGCCGTGCCCACGGGTATCGTGGCGACGATGATCCGTCTGGGTAATCTCATGAACCATGAGATCTATGGTCATGTGACGGATGTGCCATGGGCGTTCAGATTCATCACAAATATCCCGGCTTGGCAGCATGGCGCAGAGCCGATATTCTCCGATCCGTCACATCCGACACAGTTGTACGAAGCCCTATGCTACCTCATCACGTTCTTGCTTTGTATGTGGTTGTACTGGGTCAAAGGGGCTCAGAAGCGTGAGGGCTTCATCTTCGGGGTCTTCATGGTCTGTGTCTTTGGGTCTCGATTCTTCATCGAGTTCCTCAAAAACAACCAAAGTGCGTTCGAAGCAGATATGACCCTCAACATGGGGCAACTCCTAAGCATCCCATTCGTGATCGTCGGTGTGGCTTCCATCGTGTACAGCACTCGTAAAACTCAATCAACGAAATAA
- the tyrS gene encoding tyrosine--tRNA ligase codes for MNFVEELRWRGMINDMMPGTEEILSKEMVSAYVGIDPTADSLHIGHLVSVMMLKHLQRAGHRPIAVIGGATGMIGDPSMKSAERNLLDIDTLRNNQTAIGEQLKKFLDFDSKEPNAAKLVNNYDWMKDFSFLDFIRDIGKHITVNYMMAKDSVKKRLSGEGNSGLSFTEFSYQLLQGYDFLYLYEHEGVRLQMGGSDQWGNITTGSELIRRKIQGEAYALTCPLITKADGGKFGKTESGNIWLDRRYTSPYKFYQFWLNVSDDDAAKYIKIFTTLTQEEIAALEAEQATAPHLRPLQKRLAEEVTVMVHSREDYETVVKASEILFGSGTKSTMGDIDEATFLSVFEGVPMAEVSADKFDGETPLLDLLVEDCGFFPSKGELRKLIKSGGVSVNKEKVQDERCNVSGDDLINGKYMIVQRGRKNYFLVKVA; via the coding sequence ATCAACTTTGTAGAAGAGCTCCGCTGGAGAGGCATGATCAATGATATGATGCCGGGGACAGAGGAGATACTCTCCAAGGAAATGGTATCTGCATACGTGGGTATAGACCCTACGGCAGACTCTCTCCACATCGGACACCTCGTGAGTGTCATGATGCTCAAGCACCTCCAACGTGCCGGTCATCGTCCTATCGCCGTCATCGGTGGTGCGACAGGGATGATCGGTGATCCTTCTATGAAATCTGCCGAACGCAACCTCCTCGACATCGACACACTCCGTAACAATCAGACGGCGATCGGTGAGCAGCTCAAGAAGTTCCTCGACTTTGACAGCAAGGAGCCGAATGCAGCAAAGTTGGTGAACAACTACGACTGGATGAAGGACTTTTCGTTCCTTGATTTCATCCGTGACATCGGTAAGCACATCACTGTCAATTATATGATGGCGAAGGACTCGGTGAAGAAACGTCTTTCGGGCGAAGGTAACAGCGGATTGTCTTTCACAGAGTTTTCGTACCAACTCCTTCAGGGCTATGACTTCCTCTACCTCTATGAGCATGAGGGCGTGAGACTTCAGATGGGGGGATCGGATCAGTGGGGTAATATCACCACGGGCTCCGAGCTCATCCGTCGCAAGATCCAAGGCGAGGCGTACGCGCTTACCTGCCCCCTTATCACAAAGGCTGATGGTGGTAAGTTCGGGAAGACCGAGAGCGGAAACATCTGGCTTGATCGTCGTTATACGAGTCCGTATAAATTCTACCAGTTTTGGCTCAATGTCAGCGACGATGATGCCGCAAAGTACATCAAGATATTCACGACTCTTACCCAAGAGGAGATCGCAGCCCTCGAAGCCGAGCAGGCTACCGCTCCTCACCTCCGTCCGCTTCAGAAGCGTCTTGCTGAGGAAGTGACCGTCATGGTTCACTCTCGTGAGGACTATGAGACTGTGGTGAAGGCTTCGGAAATCCTCTTCGGCTCCGGTACCAAGTCCACGATGGGAGATATCGACGAGGCGACATTCCTCTCTGTATTTGAAGGTGTGCCCATGGCTGAGGTTTCGGCCGATAAGTTCGACGGAGAGACTCCGCTCTTGGATCTGCTCGTGGAGGACTGCGGGTTTTTCCCATCCAAGGGCGAACTCCGTAAGCTCATCAAGAGTGGTGGTGTGAGTGTCAATAAAGAGAAGGTGCAGGATGAGCGTTGCAATGTCTCCGGGGACGACCTCATCAATGGCAAGTACATGATCGTACAACGTGGTCGTAAAAATTATTTTCTCGTCAAGGTTGCCTAA
- a CDS encoding uracil-xanthine permease family protein, with protein sequence MEQHDTISTLTPVRKGIVGVQFLFVAFGATVLVPLLVGLDPSTALFSAGVGTLIFHLVTKGKVPIFLGSSFAFIAPLIKATELYGLEGALFGILGVGLVYLIMSALVKAQGVNVIRKLFPPVVIGPVIILIGLSLSSAGVNMAKTDWLLALISLAVAVLVTIYAKGLLKLIPIFCGIAVGCVVAAIMGKMDMSAVADAPWFGLPKLAIPKTFSWEPILFMIPVAIAPVIEHIGDVYVVNTVTGKDFVKDPGLHRTLLGDGLACMAASIMGGPPVTTYSEVTGAMSLTKVTDPAVIRIAAVTGIIFSLIGKVSALLKSIPEAVLGGIMLLLFGTIASTGIVNLMYNKINMTDTRNIVIVSITLTLGIGGAVVNYGNFTLSGIGLSAVVAVLLNLILPKPKVEKSEEK encoded by the coding sequence ATGGAACAACACGACACAATCTCCACCCTCACGCCTGTCAGGAAAGGTATCGTGGGTGTGCAGTTTTTATTTGTAGCTTTCGGAGCTACCGTACTTGTCCCTCTGCTCGTGGGGTTGGATCCCTCGACAGCACTCTTCTCAGCCGGGGTAGGTACACTGATCTTTCACTTGGTCACCAAGGGTAAAGTCCCCATCTTCTTAGGTAGTAGTTTTGCCTTCATTGCTCCACTCATCAAGGCGACAGAACTTTACGGACTTGAGGGGGCTCTCTTCGGCATTCTCGGAGTGGGGCTTGTCTATCTCATCATGAGTGCCCTCGTCAAGGCTCAGGGGGTAAACGTCATCCGTAAGCTCTTCCCTCCGGTGGTTATCGGTCCGGTGATCATACTCATCGGTCTGAGTCTCTCCTCCGCGGGGGTCAATATGGCAAAGACGGATTGGCTACTTGCGCTCATCTCTTTGGCCGTAGCCGTTTTGGTGACGATCTATGCCAAGGGTCTACTCAAGTTGATACCGATCTTCTGCGGTATTGCTGTGGGCTGTGTCGTGGCTGCCATCATGGGTAAGATGGATATGTCTGCCGTGGCGGATGCTCCATGGTTCGGACTTCCGAAGCTCGCCATCCCCAAGACTTTTTCGTGGGAGCCTATCCTATTTATGATACCGGTGGCTATCGCTCCTGTGATAGAGCATATCGGTGACGTGTATGTGGTCAATACCGTGACAGGCAAGGACTTTGTCAAAGATCCGGGCTTGCACCGTACCCTTCTCGGTGACGGTCTTGCTTGTATGGCTGCGAGCATCATGGGTGGTCCTCCTGTGACAACTTATTCGGAAGTGACCGGTGCGATGTCTCTCACCAAGGTCACCGATCCTGCAGTCATTCGCATCGCTGCGGTGACAGGCATCATCTTCTCCCTTATCGGTAAGGTGAGTGCGCTACTCAAGAGCATCCCCGAAGCAGTATTGGGAGGGATCATGCTCCTACTTTTCGGGACAATCGCAAGTACAGGTATCGTCAATCTTATGTACAACAAGATCAACATGACCGACACTCGCAACATCGTTATCGTTTCTATCACGCTCACCCTCGGTATTGGAGGTGCTGTGGTCAACTATGGAAACTTCACCCTCTCCGGCATCGGTCTATCGGCGGTGGTCGCAGTATTGCTTAATCTCATCCTGCCCAAACCCAAGGTAGAAAAGTCAGAAGAGAAGTAA